Proteins encoded within one genomic window of Salipaludibacillus agaradhaerens:
- a CDS encoding FeoA family protein, producing MVKENLCTVNPSVKCKIVSIPDLPMLACLGVHIGTELTVVVKNCWRGPVVIKLAGKREIAIDFHVASQIIVEEVGLRELSL from the coding sequence GTGGTTAAAGAAAACTTATGCACCGTTAATCCATCGGTAAAATGCAAAATAGTAAGTATTCCTGACTTACCGATGTTGGCGTGTCTTGGTGTTCATATAGGGACAGAGCTGACTGTCGTGGTTAAAAATTGCTGGAGGGGACCGGTCGTTATAAAGCTAGCTGGGAAACGTGAGATAGCGATCGACTTTCACGTGGCATCACAAATCATTGTGGAAGAGGTGGGGCTACGTGAGCTGTCACTCTGA
- a CDS encoding iron-hydroxamate ABC transporter substrate-binding protein: MKKMFIPFALSLLILNACGAAENADGEENTGNNTNNSPENNSETITYESENGPVEVPADPQRVAVLSTFTGNVIALDVNLVGVDDWSKGSPLFEKELEGVETVSDESLEKLIELEPDLIVGLNNINNVDRLEEIAPTVTFTYGQVDYLTQHIEIGKLLNKEEEAQAWVDDFEKRAEAAGEDIKAHIGEDATVSVFENFNKQLYIYGDNWGRGTEVLYQAMELEMPEKVEEMALEDGYYALSPEVLPDFAGDYMIFSKDDDTDNSFTETETYQNIPAVQNGRVFEANAKAVYFNDPISLDYQLEFFQNHFLDH, encoded by the coding sequence ATGAAGAAAATGTTCATTCCATTCGCACTGTCGCTGCTCATTCTTAATGCATGTGGTGCAGCAGAAAATGCCGACGGTGAAGAAAATACAGGCAACAACACAAATAACTCACCTGAAAATAACAGCGAGACGATAACGTATGAATCGGAGAACGGTCCTGTAGAGGTGCCTGCTGATCCACAGCGTGTGGCTGTTCTATCCACATTTACCGGAAATGTTATCGCTTTAGATGTTAATCTAGTTGGGGTTGATGATTGGTCAAAAGGCAGCCCCCTCTTTGAAAAAGAACTGGAAGGTGTGGAAACAGTGAGCGATGAAAGTTTAGAAAAGCTCATTGAACTAGAACCAGACTTAATTGTAGGACTTAATAATATTAATAATGTAGATAGATTGGAAGAAATCGCACCTACCGTGACATTCACTTATGGACAGGTCGATTATTTAACCCAGCATATTGAGATTGGAAAATTGCTGAACAAAGAAGAAGAAGCACAAGCATGGGTTGATGACTTCGAAAAAAGAGCAGAGGCAGCTGGAGAAGACATTAAAGCCCATATCGGTGAAGACGCAACCGTATCTGTTTTTGAAAACTTTAATAAACAATTGTATATTTACGGCGATAATTGGGGGCGGGGCACAGAAGTTCTTTATCAAGCGATGGAACTTGAGATGCCTGAAAAAGTTGAAGAGATGGCATTAGAAGACGGTTATTATGCCCTTTCACCTGAAGTGCTTCCTGATTTTGCAGGTGACTACATGATTTTTAGTAAAGATGACGATACAGATAACTCTTTTACAGAGACAGAAACGTATCAAAACATCCCTGCCGTCCAAAATGGCCGCGTGTTTGAAGCTAATGCTAAGGCGGTCTATTTCAATGATCCAATCTCACTCGATTATCAACTGGAATTTTTCCAAAATCACTTTTTGGATCACTAA
- a CDS encoding ferrous iron transporter B, protein MSCHSEHHITNHSSSRKRVLLMGNPNVGKSVIFSTLTKKRVMTANYSGTTVSAMEGNLIHLKESTVLIDVPGIYSLTALSEAEKAAVNILNDGADLILYVLDATNLERNLQLALMLKQQKIPVIFMLNMMDVAERKGIHIEVKLLERLLGAPVIPTVAVRRSGFTRLMTEINRTLRKGPSIDANFDPNLTPASIVSNVQSIKDYRSTRLDLLEKWTIQPHTGIPLAIMIVLLAMVFVVGVGKAVRSVIFLPLLNNYYMPFVDWLVSLLVNQDTVIHSVLVGEFGVLIKGVEWPLTLILPYVFLFYIVLSFLEDSGYLPRLGILIDGLLRRFGLQGHSIIPISMGYGCAVPAIVGTRTATSLKERLIMSSLVSLAVPCIAQTGAFIALLGDHSFLLLLAVFLLSFIIMFISGSILNQLLKGTLDPVLIEVPNLLVPDSHTMWNKVKLRTKHFMIEAEIPMVIGILIAALTIETGALSYVSFLIEPLVVNWLGLPAEASVALILGVVRRELAVLPLLGMDLTLGQMFVGAVVALLYIPCMSVFFVLVKEFKLKWALSISGATILLAFLVGGMMHFLITAAEWFLAGGGY, encoded by the coding sequence GTGAGCTGTCACTCTGAACATCATATAACTAATCACTCATCTTCTCGTAAAAGAGTACTGCTAATGGGGAATCCGAATGTCGGGAAGAGTGTAATCTTTTCTACTTTGACGAAAAAAAGAGTGATGACAGCTAATTATTCAGGGACGACTGTCTCTGCTATGGAGGGAAATTTGATTCATCTGAAAGAATCGACTGTTCTTATAGATGTGCCTGGTATTTATTCATTAACAGCTCTATCTGAAGCAGAAAAGGCAGCCGTCAACATACTAAATGACGGGGCAGATCTCATTTTATACGTGCTTGATGCTACAAACCTTGAACGCAATTTACAATTAGCGTTAATGTTAAAGCAACAAAAAATACCTGTTATTTTTATGCTGAATATGATGGATGTTGCTGAACGTAAGGGGATTCACATAGAAGTCAAATTATTAGAAAGACTGTTAGGAGCTCCAGTTATACCGACTGTAGCTGTTAGGAGAAGCGGGTTTACGCGGTTGATGACAGAAATTAATCGTACGTTACGCAAAGGACCTTCAATAGATGCTAATTTTGATCCTAATTTAACACCTGCAAGCATTGTGAGCAATGTACAGTCGATCAAAGATTATCGATCAACGAGGCTTGATTTGTTGGAAAAGTGGACGATCCAGCCTCACACAGGAATTCCTTTAGCAATCATGATTGTTCTTCTTGCTATGGTGTTTGTAGTAGGCGTAGGTAAGGCTGTAAGAAGTGTTATTTTTTTGCCTTTATTAAATAACTATTATATGCCATTCGTTGATTGGCTCGTATCGTTATTGGTTAATCAAGATACCGTTATCCATTCAGTACTAGTAGGGGAATTTGGCGTACTGATTAAAGGTGTGGAATGGCCTTTAACATTAATTTTACCGTATGTTTTTTTATTTTATATTGTCCTTTCTTTTTTAGAAGACAGCGGGTATTTACCACGCTTAGGTATTTTGATCGACGGATTACTTCGACGTTTTGGCCTTCAGGGACATAGTATTATTCCTATATCGATGGGGTATGGTTGTGCCGTACCTGCTATTGTCGGTACAAGAACAGCAACAAGCTTAAAAGAACGACTTATTATGTCTTCCTTGGTAAGTCTGGCTGTTCCTTGTATAGCTCAGACAGGGGCATTTATTGCGCTGTTAGGGGACCACTCATTTCTTTTATTGTTAGCTGTTTTTCTATTGTCATTTATTATTATGTTTATAAGCGGTTCGATCCTTAATCAATTGTTGAAGGGAACGCTCGATCCTGTACTTATCGAGGTACCTAACCTGCTTGTGCCTGACTCACATACGATGTGGAATAAAGTCAAGCTACGGACAAAACACTTCATGATTGAAGCAGAAATTCCCATGGTCATTGGTATATTAATTGCGGCATTAACAATTGAAACAGGCGCCTTGTCCTACGTGAGTTTTCTTATTGAACCTCTCGTTGTCAATTGGCTAGGGCTGCCTGCTGAAGCCAGTGTTGCCTTAATTCTTGGAGTTGTAAGGAGAGAGCTGGCAGTTCTTCCGCTTTTAGGGATGGATTTAACGTTAGGACAAATGTTTGTCGGCGCAGTAGTTGCTCTCCTTTATATCCCATGTATGAGTGTCTTTTTTGTTTTAGTGAAAGAATTTAAGTTGAAATGGGCGCTGTCTATTTCAGGAGCGACAATCTTACTGGCATTTTTAGTAGGAGGTATGATGCATTTCCTCATAACAGCAGCAGAATGGTTTTTGGCAGGAGGAGGCTACTAA
- a CDS encoding H-type small acid-soluble spore protein, with protein METQRVKEIIEAPTMINVSYKGVPVYIESLDDSSRTAVVFPLDEMDHLQEVDIDGLVEEGP; from the coding sequence ATGGAGACACAGCGTGTAAAAGAAATTATCGAAGCACCTACCATGATTAATGTAAGTTATAAAGGCGTTCCAGTCTACATTGAATCACTTGATGACAGTAGCCGCACAGCCGTCGTCTTTCCGCTAGATGAAATGGATCACCTACAGGAAGTGGACATTGATGGTCTTGTTGAAGAAGGGCCTTAA
- a CDS encoding carbohydrate binding domain-containing protein yields MYRTVTFFMLSIIMLLSTFAPHSVNADKDTIDVTETENETFSWDNATVYFAMTDRFLDGDPTNNNSYGRPQEDAWGQNIGTFHGGDFQGLTDKLNDGYFTDLGINSIWISAPYEQVHGWVGGGPDGDFAHYAFHGYYALDYTMTDQNWGTVEDMREFVDTAHENGIRVVLDVVMNHPGYNTLQDMHEYGFGNPGVSNNWTPSSGQSWHDVHNYINYNDANAWRSWWGQWVRAGIAGYPSCGNNDRTQCLAGLPDFRTELTNSIGLPPLLETKWEMERDGSYDEWIVPAADDLRADLNMAPADYIVEWLSAWVAEFGIDGFRVDTAKHVELQRWDQLKESANEALWTWREENPDAPGADWTDDFWMTAEVWGHGVGRSEYFDHGFDSVINFTFQGENGNGPAYNLATMESTFSRYANAINSDPGFNVLSYLSQHDTHLFPRDNLIDGGTYLMLLPGGVQVFYGDETARPYGPTGSDPDQGTRSSMNWDEVNESVLHHWQIMGQFRNSHIAIGAGEHEQIGSSPYTFSRTYQDDDLEDSVVVAIGASGATTIDVSSVFSDGQTVRDFYTKETAVVSNGEVTFQAHDYGVILIERAGEAPPTVTASPQGGEFDEESLEVTLHVSGAESGMYTLDGSNPADGGMVYEDGDVITIGEDLAVDESVTLQLYAENDAGEAEADYTFTKTPPYPSVAADPPGGTFTGDGVEVTLSARNVEEASYVLNDNEAVVYENGDTLLLGEGADMGDVITLTLTGENEYGTAEETYEFTKAEGLTLYYRTDWSQPHIHYAIDDGSWTDSPGVAMEPSPFEGYAMITLDIEEQSRVTAAFNNGSGQWDNNQGQDYHITSGVFTLEDGQIREGDPESPATVTLYYYTNWSNPHIHYAIGSGNWTTLPGKALTASSNFPDYYEVTIPLEDANSLTAAFNNGGGSWDNNQGRDYTFKQGIHTVRNGRITAGVPRQ; encoded by the coding sequence ATGTATAGAACGGTAACCTTCTTCATGCTAAGTATTATAATGCTTTTATCAACTTTCGCACCTCATAGTGTTAATGCAGATAAAGACACGATAGATGTGACAGAAACAGAGAACGAGACTTTTTCTTGGGATAACGCTACCGTATATTTTGCCATGACAGATCGCTTTCTTGATGGTGATCCGACAAATAATAACTCCTATGGGCGTCCGCAGGAAGATGCGTGGGGGCAAAATATCGGGACCTTCCATGGTGGTGATTTCCAAGGGTTGACGGATAAACTTAATGACGGTTATTTCACTGATCTCGGCATTAATTCCATCTGGATTTCGGCACCTTATGAACAAGTGCATGGCTGGGTTGGGGGCGGGCCAGACGGTGATTTTGCTCATTACGCTTTCCATGGTTATTACGCTCTTGATTATACGATGACCGATCAAAATTGGGGAACAGTAGAAGATATGAGAGAGTTTGTAGATACCGCTCATGAAAATGGGATTCGAGTGGTTTTGGATGTGGTAATGAATCATCCAGGATATAACACGTTGCAGGATATGCATGAATACGGGTTTGGCAATCCTGGAGTATCCAATAATTGGACACCTTCCTCAGGCCAATCGTGGCACGATGTGCACAACTACATTAACTATAATGATGCTAATGCATGGCGTTCATGGTGGGGGCAGTGGGTAAGAGCCGGTATTGCTGGTTACCCCTCTTGTGGAAATAATGATCGGACACAATGCTTAGCGGGATTGCCTGATTTTCGAACAGAATTAACAAACAGTATTGGGTTACCGCCATTACTTGAAACAAAATGGGAAATGGAGCGTGACGGAAGCTATGACGAGTGGATCGTTCCTGCGGCAGATGACTTAAGAGCAGATCTAAATATGGCTCCTGCTGATTATATTGTAGAGTGGTTATCAGCATGGGTTGCAGAATTTGGTATTGATGGTTTTCGGGTAGATACTGCTAAACACGTAGAGTTGCAACGCTGGGATCAATTAAAAGAATCGGCCAATGAGGCTTTATGGACGTGGCGTGAAGAAAATCCGGATGCACCAGGAGCTGATTGGACAGATGATTTTTGGATGACAGCGGAAGTGTGGGGCCATGGTGTCGGAAGAAGTGAGTACTTTGATCATGGCTTTGACTCCGTTATTAATTTTACATTTCAAGGGGAAAACGGCAATGGACCGGCTTATAACTTAGCAACAATGGAATCAACGTTTTCACGCTATGCAAATGCGATTAATAGTGACCCTGGTTTCAATGTGTTAAGTTATCTTTCGCAGCATGATACCCACCTGTTTCCGCGAGACAACTTGATTGATGGTGGAACGTATTTAATGCTTTTGCCTGGTGGCGTACAAGTGTTTTATGGAGATGAAACAGCCCGCCCATACGGACCGACCGGCTCAGACCCTGATCAAGGAACACGGTCATCAATGAATTGGGATGAGGTTAATGAATCGGTACTACACCATTGGCAGATTATGGGTCAATTTCGAAACAGTCATATTGCCATTGGCGCTGGTGAACATGAACAGATAGGAAGCAGCCCCTATACCTTTAGTAGAACCTATCAAGATGACGATCTAGAGGATAGCGTTGTAGTGGCAATAGGAGCGTCAGGAGCAACAACTATCGATGTGTCATCCGTCTTCTCTGATGGTCAGACTGTCCGTGATTTTTACACGAAAGAAACAGCTGTTGTGAGTAATGGAGAAGTGACGTTTCAGGCACATGATTACGGTGTTATTCTTATCGAACGGGCTGGAGAAGCACCCCCAACAGTGACAGCCTCGCCCCAAGGTGGTGAGTTTGATGAAGAATCCCTTGAAGTAACGTTGCATGTGAGTGGGGCAGAGTCGGGCATGTATACTTTGGATGGCTCAAACCCTGCTGATGGCGGAATGGTCTATGAGGATGGTGACGTCATAACGATAGGGGAGGATCTCGCCGTTGATGAGTCCGTGACGTTACAATTGTATGCCGAAAATGACGCAGGAGAAGCAGAGGCAGATTATACATTTACAAAAACACCTCCCTATCCATCAGTAGCAGCCGATCCCCCTGGAGGAACTTTTACAGGTGATGGCGTAGAAGTGACGCTATCAGCAAGAAATGTAGAGGAGGCAAGCTACGTTCTTAATGACAATGAAGCCGTCGTTTATGAAAACGGTGATACACTCCTTCTAGGTGAAGGGGCAGACATGGGGGACGTTATCACGCTCACTTTAACTGGTGAGAACGAGTACGGGACAGCTGAAGAAACGTATGAATTTACAAAGGCAGAAGGATTAACCCTTTATTACCGCACCGATTGGAGTCAACCACATATTCACTATGCCATTGATGACGGTTCTTGGACTGATTCCCCAGGAGTGGCAATGGAACCTTCACCGTTTGAGGGCTATGCGATGATAACTCTTGATATAGAGGAACAAAGTAGGGTCACCGCAGCATTTAACAATGGTTCTGGTCAATGGGATAACAACCAAGGACAAGATTATCACATCACCTCAGGCGTTTTCACGCTAGAAGATGGTCAAATTCGCGAAGGTGATCCTGAATCACCAGCAACCGTGACCCTCTATTATTATACGAACTGGTCAAACCCCCATATTCACTATGCAATTGGCAGTGGAAATTGGACGACCTTACCTGGGAAAGCATTAACAGCCTCTAGTAACTTTCCAGACTATTACGAAGTGACCATTCCTTTAGAGGACGCTAACAGCTTGACTGCCGCCTTTAATAACGGGGGAGGCTCGTGGGATAACAACCAAGGTCGTGACTACACCTTTAAACAAGGCATTCACACAGTAAGAAACGGTCGAATCACAGCAGGAGTACCTCGCCAATAA
- a CDS encoding H-type small acid-soluble spore protein, with product MNKQRAEEIAHSPDMKHVTYNGTPIYIQHVDHVTDTARIFSLTQPENEFDVPVTSLIEENTTS from the coding sequence ATGAACAAACAAAGGGCAGAGGAAATTGCTCACTCTCCAGACATGAAGCATGTGACTTACAATGGCACCCCCATATATATTCAGCATGTTGATCACGTGACTGATACAGCTCGCATTTTCTCACTTACTCAACCAGAAAATGAATTCGATGTGCCTGTGACTAGCTTGATCGAAGAAAATACAACTAGCTAA
- a CDS encoding ABC transporter ATP-binding protein, whose product MNRLFADSITVGYGEEPIIKDLNMYIPDEKITTIIGPNGCGKSTLLKALTRIIPHASGSIILDGQHISKENTKNLAKKMAILPQTPESASGLTVGELVSYGRFPYQRGMGRLTKHDRDVIDWALEVTRTEEFKYRPVDALSGGQRQRVWIAMALAQETEMIFLDEPTTYLDMAHQLEVLELLEELNRSEKRTIIMVLHDLNQAARFADHIIAMKDGHILSSGHCEDVICADVLRKVFHIDAVIGRDPRTHKPMCMTYHLLKGETQQHEENVHSIRTVAAHS is encoded by the coding sequence ATGAACCGTCTATTTGCGGACAGCATCACTGTGGGATATGGAGAAGAACCGATTATTAAAGATTTAAATATGTACATACCAGATGAGAAGATCACGACGATTATAGGCCCAAATGGTTGTGGGAAATCAACATTGCTGAAAGCACTTACGCGTATCATTCCCCATGCTTCAGGGTCCATTATCCTTGATGGCCAGCACATTTCTAAAGAGAATACCAAAAATTTAGCGAAAAAAATGGCCATTCTTCCGCAAACGCCTGAAAGTGCAAGTGGCCTTACAGTTGGTGAGCTCGTTTCTTATGGCAGATTTCCTTATCAGCGTGGAATGGGGCGCCTTACGAAACATGACCGTGACGTGATTGATTGGGCTCTTGAGGTTACGAGAACTGAGGAATTCAAGTACCGTCCTGTGGATGCTTTATCTGGCGGCCAGCGTCAACGTGTATGGATCGCCATGGCTCTTGCGCAAGAGACGGAAATGATCTTTCTTGATGAACCAACAACCTACTTAGATATGGCGCACCAATTAGAAGTCTTAGAATTGCTAGAAGAATTAAATCGCTCAGAAAAGCGGACGATTATTATGGTACTTCATGATTTAAACCAAGCAGCCAGGTTCGCTGACCATATTATCGCGATGAAAGACGGGCATATTTTATCTTCTGGTCACTGCGAAGATGTGATTTGTGCCGACGTCCTTAGAAAAGTATTTCATATTGACGCCGTGATCGGCCGTGATCCTCGAACCCACAAGCCGATGTGTATGACCTATCACTTACTTAAAGGAGAGACTCAACAGCATGAAGAAAATGTTCATTCCATTCGCACTGTCGCTGCTCATTCTTAA
- a CDS encoding FecCD family ABC transporter permease: protein MPKMLQTRLSFPITFFIGCVILLMMFALSLMLGAAQVPMRDVWLALMTNEAGDSLTMIREIRLPRGVAAIFLGAALSVAGAVMQGMTRNPLADPGLLGLTAGANAALAVTIALITTNYVGIMIACFIGAAVGAGLVFSIGRVKRGGMSPFRLVLAGAAVSAFLHAIAEGIGLSFKISREVSLWTSGGLLGASWAQLQIVIPVILFGLLIAILLSRQVTILSLNDDVATGLGQKTELIKALLFIVIILLAGASVALAGNLAFVGLMVPHIVRSFVGTDYRFIIPMSAIIGATFMLMADTLARTISAPYEAPVAAILAIIGLPFFLWVVRKGGKGF from the coding sequence ATGCCAAAAATGTTGCAAACACGTTTATCCTTTCCCATTACTTTTTTTATTGGATGTGTCATCCTTTTGATGATGTTTGCGCTATCTTTAATGCTAGGTGCCGCTCAAGTGCCCATGCGTGACGTTTGGCTTGCCTTAATGACGAACGAAGCGGGGGACTCCCTCACCATGATAAGAGAAATTCGGCTTCCACGTGGGGTAGCCGCTATTTTCTTAGGAGCTGCCTTATCAGTAGCTGGCGCTGTAATGCAAGGTATGACGAGAAACCCACTAGCCGATCCAGGGCTACTTGGTTTAACAGCTGGAGCCAACGCCGCATTGGCTGTTACAATCGCACTCATAACGACAAACTATGTCGGTATCATGATAGCGTGCTTTATTGGAGCTGCCGTTGGAGCCGGACTCGTATTTAGCATTGGGCGTGTTAAAAGAGGGGGCATGTCCCCCTTTCGACTCGTCTTAGCCGGGGCTGCTGTTTCCGCTTTTTTGCACGCTATTGCTGAAGGAATCGGCCTTAGTTTTAAAATATCACGAGAAGTATCTCTATGGACCTCCGGTGGGTTACTCGGCGCAAGCTGGGCACAGCTTCAAATCGTCATTCCCGTGATTTTATTCGGCTTATTAATTGCCATCCTCCTATCACGACAAGTGACAATCCTAAGCTTAAACGACGATGTGGCCACAGGACTTGGTCAAAAAACTGAGCTTATTAAAGCGTTACTCTTTATCGTTATCATCCTTTTAGCTGGAGCGTCAGTAGCCTTAGCCGGGAATCTAGCCTTTGTCGGCTTGATGGTCCCCCACATTGTCCGTTCATTCGTTGGGACAGATTATCGCTTTATCATCCCAATGTCAGCCATTATAGGTGCGACCTTTATGCTGATGGCAGATACGCTTGCTAGAACGATTAGTGCTCCTTATGAGGCACCAGTAGCAGCTATCCTTGCTATTATCGGCCTGCCCTTCTTTTTATGGGTCGTTAGAAAAGGAGGGAAAGGATTTTAA
- a CDS encoding NAD(P)/FAD-dependent oxidoreductase yields the protein MKELDVFDVTIIGGGPAGLYSAFYSGLREMKTKLIEYQAELGGKVRLYPEKMIWDVGGLPPTTGDAFINQLINQGLTFKPSVHLNTKVTHISKHEDGIFYITTNNGELHASKTIVIAVGGGIITPQKLAIEGAGRFELTNLHYTIQSLSRFKGKTVLISGGGNAAVDWANELEPVAEKVYLTYRKEALKGHEAEVSRLLNSSVTCYFNTSVTKLIAKRSEEAIDRVELLRRDTGEAMELEVDEVVINHGYEQDTSLLKNTGLPIELQDEHFIAGGPNSSSSVPGIFAAGDILRHEGKLHLIAGAFQDAANAINQAKQFIEPKAEKSGRVSSHNDVFKKWNAELKKERQNAR from the coding sequence ATGAAGGAGTTAGATGTTTTCGATGTGACGATTATTGGCGGGGGGCCTGCTGGATTATATTCAGCATTTTATAGTGGATTGAGGGAAATGAAAACGAAACTAATTGAGTATCAAGCTGAACTGGGTGGCAAAGTGAGGCTTTATCCAGAGAAAATGATTTGGGATGTTGGGGGACTGCCACCTACCACGGGAGACGCATTTATTAATCAACTCATTAATCAGGGACTTACTTTTAAGCCATCCGTGCATCTGAATACGAAGGTCACACATATTAGTAAGCACGAGGACGGTATTTTTTACATAACAACTAATAACGGGGAATTGCATGCTTCCAAAACAATCGTTATAGCGGTAGGAGGAGGAATCATTACACCTCAGAAACTTGCCATTGAAGGGGCCGGACGATTTGAACTGACGAATCTCCATTACACGATTCAATCGTTATCGCGTTTTAAAGGAAAAACGGTGCTTATCTCAGGCGGGGGAAATGCTGCTGTTGACTGGGCAAATGAACTTGAGCCTGTGGCCGAAAAAGTATACTTGACTTACCGCAAAGAGGCGCTAAAGGGTCACGAAGCTGAAGTAAGTCGTTTGTTGAACAGTTCTGTGACGTGTTACTTCAATACATCCGTGACAAAGCTTATTGCTAAAAGGTCGGAGGAAGCGATAGACCGTGTGGAACTCTTACGGAGGGATACGGGGGAAGCGATGGAGCTAGAAGTGGATGAGGTAGTCATTAATCATGGGTATGAACAGGACACGTCGTTATTAAAAAATACAGGATTGCCAATAGAACTACAAGATGAGCACTTTATTGCTGGAGGGCCGAACAGTAGCTCCTCCGTACCAGGTATATTTGCCGCTGGAGACATTTTGAGGCATGAAGGAAAACTTCATTTAATAGCCGGGGCTTTTCAGGATGCTGCTAATGCTATTAACCAAGCGAAACAATTTATTGAGCCTAAAGCTGAGAAATCAGGTCGTGTTTCTTCACACAATGACGTTTTTAAGAAATGGAATGCTGAGCTAAAAAAAGAGAGGCAAAACGCACGGTAG
- a CDS encoding FecCD family ABC transporter permease, with amino-acid sequence MRHPAQIKKQRVIMITCILLITVTSMLSIGIGYATLSFDRLIPVLLGQGTFQEEFVLFSIRLPRMIITFLAGMALALSGAILQGLTRNDLADPGIVGINSGAGVAVAIFFLYFPIEAGTFIYMLPLAAFIGALVTAGTIYAFSYERQSGLGLNPVRFILTGVGFSLALSGVMVVLVSSADRARVDFIATWLAGNIWGTDWPFIYALLPWLIILIPYSLFKANRLNLLGLGEATAIGRGVAIKREQITLLLTAVALAASAVSVTGGIAFVGLMAPHIARALIGPVHQRMIPLAILIGGWLLLLADTIGRNLTDPDGLPAGIVVSLIGAPYFVYLLLKK; translated from the coding sequence ATGAGACATCCAGCACAAATTAAAAAACAACGCGTGATTATGATCACTTGTATATTATTAATTACGGTAACGAGTATGCTCAGTATAGGCATTGGATACGCCACATTATCCTTTGACAGACTCATACCTGTTTTATTAGGTCAAGGAACATTTCAAGAGGAGTTTGTTTTATTTTCCATTCGATTACCGCGTATGATCATCACTTTCTTAGCCGGTATGGCATTGGCGTTGTCAGGTGCCATTCTTCAAGGACTCACACGGAATGATTTAGCAGACCCTGGGATTGTTGGGATTAACTCAGGTGCAGGCGTAGCCGTGGCCATTTTCTTTCTGTATTTTCCAATTGAAGCAGGCACCTTTATTTATATGCTGCCGCTAGCTGCGTTCATTGGCGCTTTAGTAACAGCTGGCACGATTTACGCGTTTTCCTATGAACGTCAATCCGGTCTAGGTCTAAACCCTGTCCGCTTTATTCTAACAGGTGTCGGGTTTTCATTAGCCTTATCAGGTGTGATGGTCGTTCTCGTTTCGTCAGCAGACAGAGCACGAGTGGACTTCATTGCCACATGGCTGGCCGGTAACATATGGGGAACAGATTGGCCATTTATATATGCACTACTTCCATGGTTGATTATTCTCATTCCTTATAGCCTTTTTAAAGCGAATCGCTTAAACCTTCTTGGATTAGGTGAAGCGACAGCTATCGGCCGTGGTGTCGCAATAAAGCGGGAACAGATCACGCTATTGTTAACAGCGGTCGCACTGGCCGCCTCTGCCGTCTCAGTCACTGGTGGTATCGCCTTTGTAGGACTGATGGCGCCCCATATTGCCCGAGCTCTCATCGGGCCCGTCCACCAACGGATGATTCCCCTTGCTATTTTAATTGGGGGATGGCTGTTACTCCTTGCCGATACGATCGGAAGAAATTTGACTGACCCAGATGGATTGCCTGCAGGAATTGTCGTATCCCTTATCGGAGCGCCGTATTTCGTCTACTTACTATTGAAAAAATAA